CCAGGTGAGATAAGTACTTTAATCCAATCCAACATATTGGTAAAATGGAAAGTCGTTGAGTCAATTGGCCAGTAGGAGTGTTGCCATATTACTCTTGcaaaaatgcaattaaaaaatagatgGTGGATTGAATCTTCTCCAGATTTGCACAAAGGACAGACAGTAATATCTGTAGATGAAAACACCGAATTTAATCTCTCCTTAGTTGGAAGTATATTCCAAGCTATTTTCCAgataaaaaatctcaatctatCATTGAGATTTAACTTCCATATACTCTTCCAAAAATTAGAAGAAGTTCCAGGCAAAGGGGAATTAACTTGCAGGTTGCTCTTGATTACTTGATAAGCAGATTTTGTTGTGAATTGACCTGAGGTTGAAGAAATCCACAAGTACATAGTctgaaatgaagaagaaatatGGACTTTAACAATCTCTTGTACTGAAGGACTATCAAAAGTCTGATTAAGAGCTCGTTGATTGATTAGTTCCCGGAATAATAAAATCTGATAGAGATACAACCGGCAAATTCCGTTGATGAGGAAATTTTGGTAGAGGCAGGAAATAGGGTAAAGTAGGTACCCATGGTGTTGTCCAGACTTCAAAATCAGAGTTAACAGCAACTTGCAGACAAGCACCTGATTGTATAAGAGATTTGCACTTCTGTAACCCCTTCCAGAAATAAGATGCCGAGTAAAAAAGAGGGGAAGTAAGAAAATTCCCATATCTAATATACTTCTTTTGAAGGAACTGCACCCAAATGTTATCAGAATTATTTAGAATCTTCCAACCTAGTTTAGATATAAGAGCTAAATTAGTTGATTTCATATCTCGAATACCCAAACCTCCTTGGCTACGCGGCAAACAAATAGAACTCCAGGATTTAAGAGAAAGGTTTCTTGATTTATCTTTAGGAAATCCCCAccagaaatttttaaaacttctaTCCAACATTTTACAAATGGAAACAGGGAGCATAAAAGTACTCATTGCATAAGATGGAATTGCAGCCGCAGTAGCTTTTATAAGCACAGTTCTACCAGCCTGAGAAAGAGTCTTCGCTCGCCAGCGCTCAATCTTATTCAACACCTTATCCAAAATAGGCTGAAAAGCTACTCTTTTTGATTTCCCAAATATGAATGGAAGTCCTAAATAATAGGAAGTTGAAGAAGTTGTTTTATATGGGATAATACCTTTGATACTACGGATTGTTGAGCTCAAGGTGTTTTTGCTGAAAAGTAGAGAAGACTTCCCAGTATTCACCTTTTGTCCTGACCAGGAACAGAATAAATCAAGACTGCATTTAATAGAGATTGCCTCAGTCGAAGTTGCCTtggcaaaaataattaaatcatctGCGAAAAGAAGATGATTAATTGGAGGACAATTTTTTGCAATCTTAATTCCTTTGAGAATTCCCAGACTTTCCTGTTGTTGAAGAATTCTTGATAAAGCCTCAGTGCCAAGAATGAACAGAAAAGGAGATAGTGGATCCCCCTGCCTCAGACCTCGAGAAGGTGTAAATAGCCCAAAAGGTGATCCATTAATCAGAATGGAAAAAGATGTAGAGGAGATGCAAATACGAATCCAGTTTATCCATATAGAATTGAAACCCGGCTTAATGAGGATAGACAATAAGAAACCCCATTCCATTCTATCAAAAGCTTTCTCCATATCAATTTTAACTGCCATAAGTCCTCCTCTTCCCTTTTTAGATTTGATAGTATGAAGCAATTCAAGTGCTAAAATAGAACTATCATGAATAGTTCTCGATGGAACAAATGCAGACTGATTTGGAGAAATAAAATGATGAAGAAGAATTTTGAATCTGTTTGCCAAGAGCTTGGaaatgattttatatataatattgcaaAGGCTAATTGGTCGAAAATGATTAACCGAGAAGGGACCCAACCTTTTTGGAATAAGCGCAATGAAAGTGTGATTCTGCTCTTTCAATAAGTGATTCTTCTTGAAAAAATCCCAAACACAATTTAAGACCACCTCTTTGACAATACTCCAGTATCTTTGATAAAATAAAGCAGTGAATCCATCCGGACCAGGGGCTTTAGTTGCACCAATACTAATGAGGACTTCATAAATTTCCTTTTCCGAAGGAATAGAACATAGCACTAAATTTTCTTCATCCGAAATAACCTTATCAAAAAGATTAAGCATTTCCTCAGGAGGATCAGACAAAGATGAAGAGAATAACTGTTGAAAAAAATCAGTAAAGCAGTTGCCAATATTCCTTCGATCAGAAACCCAAGCACCAGACGGCAACTTAAGAAAATCAATTGCATTACGTCTTCTTTTGATCAAAGTAGACATATGAAAATATCTTGTGTTCAAATCTTTGCAAGTAAGCCATGTGTCTCTAGATTTACTTTTCCATAATAATTCTTCTTGAATATAAAGAGAATCCAGCTCCTGTTTAAGAAATATTTCTTCACGATGCAAGTGAGAAGAGAAATTGGATTGTTGAATATCATCAATTTGTTGGGAAATAGAATTGATATTTCTTTGAATATTCCCAAAGAACCAATAATTCCAGATCTTCAAGGCCTGTTTTGTAGATTTCAGTTTCTTTGCTAAGATAAAAGCAGAAGAACCACTGAAAAATGAGTCCCAAGCTGCTAAAATAACTGATCTACATTCAGGGTGCTTTGTCCAAAATTCCTCAAACCTAAAAGGCTTAGGCAGGGAATATGGAGTAGAAACAGTATTTAGAAGTAGAGTATTGTGATCAGAAGTAATAGCAGGCAAATGACAGATTGAGTGGGACGGAAATAACTCAAACCATTGACTAGAAACAACACCCCTATCTAATCTCTATTTAATAAGATGTCTACCTTCTCTATGGTTAGACCAGGTAAAGGGGTTTCCAGAAAAACTTAGATCAATCATTCCACAAGTATTCATAAAGGTTCTAAAAAAATCTCGAGAGGAAGTGGCGTAAGGCAATCCACCAAACTTATCAGATTGATCCAAAATCATATTAAAATCTCTAATGCAAATCCATGGACCAGAAAATCTATCTccaattttcataatattatCCCAAAAATATTGTCTATTAAGATATGTTGGGGAACCATAAACACAAGTAAGCAACCAAGGATTATTAACAGGATCCGAGTAACACCAAACAGTTATAGTATTCACATTGGTAATAAAACACTCAAGTTCCACACCAAGGCGCCATGCTAACAAAAGTCCTCCTTTAGTACCAACAGGAGAAACATGGGCCATACAAAAAAAACCAAGGTCGTTCATAATTTTACAAGCAACAGCAGGAGCAGTTTTAGTTTCTGACAAATATATAACATCAGGAGAATACTTCTTAACTTTAACTCTTAGACTACGGATTGCAGAGGCACGAGTCAACCCTCTACAATTCCAAGCTAAGAGTTTCATGGATGGGGAGGAAGACCATCCTGGTCCTCCCCCTTT
The sequence above is drawn from the Alnus glutinosa chromosome 11, dhAlnGlut1.1, whole genome shotgun sequence genome and encodes:
- the LOC133881146 gene encoding uncharacterized protein LOC133881146; the encoded protein is MAYGGSSDGIRLLCAWNIIIELVLLFIFSSGSRLWDCRFFRALRGTRSSNPTAYDKDDDAERDDQIIMQAEEKGEDQDETKTAPAVACKIMNDLGFFCMAHVSPVGTKGGLLLAWRLGVELECFITNVNTITVWCYSDPVNNPWLLTCVYGSPTYLNRQYFWDNIMKIGDRFSGPWICIRDFNMILDQSDKFGGLPYATSSRDFFRTFMNTCGMIDLSFSGNPFTWFEEFWTKHPECRSVILAAWDSFFSGSSAFILAKKLKSTKQALKIWNYWFFGNIQRNINSISQQIDDIQQSNFSSHLHREEIFLKQELDSLYIQEELLWKSKSRDTWLTCKDLNTRYFHMSTLIKRRRNAIDFLKLPSGAWVSDRRNIGNCFTDFFQQLFSSSLSDPPEEMLNLFDKVISDEENLVLCSIPSEKEIYEVLISIGATKAPGPDGFTALFYQRYWSIVKEVVLNCVWDFFKKNHLLKEQNHTFIALIPKRLGPFSVNHFRPISLCNIIYKIISKLLANRFKILLHHFISPNQSAFVPSRTIHDSSILALELLHTIKSKKGRGGLMAVKIDMEKAFDRMEWGFLLSILIKPGFNSIWINWIRICISSTSFSILINGSPFGLFTPSRGLRQGDPLSPFLFILGTEALSRILQQQESLGILKGIKIAKNCPPINHLLFADDLIIFAKATSTEAISIKCSLDLFCSWSGQKVNTGKSSLLFSKNTLSSTIRSIKGIIPYKTTSSTSYYLGLPFIFGKSKRVAFQPILDKVLNKIERWRAKTLSQAGRTVLIKATAAAIPSYAMSTFMLPVSICKMLDRSFKNFWWGFPKDKSRNLSLKSWSSICLPRSQGGLGIRDMKSTNLALISKLGWKILNNSDNIWVQFLQKKYIRYGNFLTSPLFYSASYFWKGLQKCKSLIQSGACLQVAVNSDFEVWTTPWTMYLWISSTSGQFTTKSAYQVIKSNLQVNSPLPGTSSNFWKSIWKLNLNDRLRFFIWKIAWNILPTKERLNSVFSSTDITVCPLCKSGEDSIHHLFFNCIFARVIWQHSYWPIDSTTFHFTNMLDWIKVLISPGLNLNIPKEDHHRFQIFASVTCDTLWSSRNKAYHENLSFDALQLSRKILKVSQEHMVAWKSISQQIEEKWIPPPPQWFKINFDTAIRDTFSTQAAVCRNHLGHIIKIHTKTNSPCQPNEGEALAANLAVSLANSLNIQSFILERDSQIVILALQHPDISQDWRISSVIHNTIDSIPADSSWSARKVNRSANFCAHYVAHWAAARVTAGSIPTYPPPIPSIRIVSGKDPPFH